The Daucus carota subsp. sativus chromosome 9, DH1 v3.0, whole genome shotgun sequence genome window below encodes:
- the LOC108201113 gene encoding uncharacterized protein LOC108201113 — protein sequence MYSAVGTCVRTPVGDTQYFPVEVGLHQGLVLSPLLFIMVLDVITHDIQALVPWCMLFADDIVLIAESRNESNSDISADVTHRILTGWLCWRAATGVLCDKSVPLKFKGKSYRVAIRPSLLYGSEYWPLRKA from the exons ATGTATTCAGCGGTGGGAACATGTGTTCGGACACCTGTTGGCGATACTCAGTATTTTCCAGTTGAGGTCGGGCTTCATCAAGGGTTAGTATTAAGTCCTTTGCTTTTTATAATGGTTTTGGATGTGATTACTCATGACATTCAGGCTCTTGTACCTTGGTGTATGCTTTTTGCCGATGATATTGTATTAATCGCTGAGTCTCGGAACGAG AGTAATAGTGATATTTCAGCGGATGTGACTCATCGTATTTTGACAGGATGGCTTTGTTGGAGGGCTGCTACTGGTGTGTTGTGTGATAAAAGTGTACCTTTGAAGTTCAAGGGTAAATCTTATCGTGTGGCAATCAGACCGTCATTACTATATGGTTCTGAGTATTGGCCATTGAGAAAGGCTTAA